The following coding sequences lie in one Deltaproteobacteria bacterium genomic window:
- the pgm gene encoding phosphoglucomutase (alpha-D-glucose-1,6-bisphosphate-dependent), which produces MAEEVPGIHPGAGKQAPRSALVDVPRLVSTYYTDVPDLDDAAQRVAFGTSGHRGSSLHQAFNEPHILAIAQAICEWRAQHGIDGPVFVGRDTHGLSEPAHTTVLEVLVANGVAVRVAQDDAPTPTPAVSFAILEYNRGRSGGLADGIVLTPSHNPPEDGGIKYNPPHGGPADGDVTALIERRANELLREGCKGVQRVGKATARASALVTAHDYVGPYVEALAEIVDLSAIAGAGLRIGVDPLGGSGIGFWAPIADRYRLDIEVVNPVVDASFFFMPLDRDGRIRMDCSSPWAMANLIALQDRFDIAFGNDTDYDRHGIVAPSCGLLNPNHYLAVAIDYLFRTREQWPATAAVGKTLVSSSMIDRVAASLGRRLCEVPVGFKWFVDGLRDGSFGFGGEESAGATFLRRDGRVWTTDKDGIILDLLAAEITAKTGRDPGLAYRELVARFGEPVYERIDAPANARRKAVLKQLSPQQITARELAGDAITATLTTAPGNGASIGGLKVVTEQGWFAARPSGTEDVYKIYAESFRGTEHLKRIQGEAQAIVNAAFATAGV; this is translated from the coding sequence ATGGCCGAAGAGGTTCCAGGCATCCACCCCGGCGCCGGCAAGCAGGCGCCACGCTCGGCGTTGGTCGATGTGCCGCGCCTGGTGAGCACGTACTACACCGACGTGCCCGACCTCGACGACGCCGCGCAGCGCGTGGCATTCGGGACCTCGGGCCATCGAGGCAGCTCGCTCCACCAGGCCTTCAACGAGCCTCACATCTTGGCGATCGCGCAGGCGATCTGCGAGTGGCGGGCGCAGCACGGCATCGACGGCCCGGTGTTCGTCGGGCGCGACACCCACGGCCTCAGCGAGCCCGCGCACACCACCGTGCTCGAGGTGCTGGTCGCCAATGGCGTCGCGGTGCGCGTGGCCCAGGACGACGCACCCACACCCACGCCCGCAGTGTCGTTCGCGATCCTCGAGTACAACCGGGGCCGCAGCGGCGGGCTCGCCGACGGCATCGTGCTGACGCCCAGCCACAATCCCCCCGAGGACGGCGGCATCAAGTACAACCCGCCCCACGGCGGACCGGCCGACGGCGACGTCACCGCGCTGATCGAGCGCCGCGCCAACGAGCTGCTGCGCGAGGGCTGCAAGGGCGTGCAGCGGGTCGGCAAGGCCACGGCGCGGGCCTCGGCGCTCGTGACCGCCCACGACTACGTCGGCCCCTACGTCGAGGCGCTCGCCGAGATCGTCGATCTTTCGGCCATCGCGGGCGCAGGTCTACGCATCGGCGTCGACCCGCTGGGCGGCTCGGGCATCGGCTTCTGGGCACCGATCGCCGATCGCTACCGGCTCGACATCGAGGTCGTGAACCCGGTCGTCGACGCCAGCTTCTTCTTCATGCCGCTCGATCGCGACGGTCGCATCCGCATGGACTGCTCGTCGCCGTGGGCGATGGCGAACCTCATCGCGCTGCAGGACCGCTTCGACATCGCGTTCGGCAACGACACCGACTACGACCGCCACGGCATCGTGGCGCCCTCGTGCGGCCTGCTGAACCCCAACCACTACCTCGCGGTCGCGATCGACTATCTGTTTCGCACCCGCGAGCAGTGGCCCGCGACCGCCGCGGTCGGCAAGACGCTGGTCAGCAGCAGCATGATCGATCGCGTCGCCGCCTCGCTGGGTCGACGGCTGTGCGAGGTGCCGGTCGGCTTCAAGTGGTTCGTCGATGGCCTGCGCGACGGGAGCTTCGGCTTCGGTGGCGAAGAGAGTGCGGGCGCCACGTTCCTGCGCCGCGACGGGCGCGTGTGGACCACCGACAAGGACGGCATCATCCTCGACCTGCTCGCGGCCGAGATCACCGCCAAGACCGGGCGCGATCCCGGGCTGGCGTACCGCGAGCTGGTCGCCCGTTTCGGTGAGCCGGTGTACGAGCGCATCGATGCCCCGGCGAACGCGCGTCGCAAGGCCGTGCTCAAGCAGCTCTCGCCGCAGCAGATCACCGCGCGCGAGCTCGCGGGTGATGCCATCACCGCCACGCTCACGACCGCACCGGGCAACGGGGCCAGCATCGGTGGTCTCAAGGTCGTCACCGAGCAGGGCTGGTTCGCCGCGCGACCGTCCGGCACCGAGGATGTCTACAAGATCTACGCGGAGAGCTTCCGCGGGACGGAGCATCTGAAGCGCATCCAGGGCGAGGCGCAGGCGATCGTGAACGCTGCTTTTGCCACCGCGGGTGTGTGA
- a CDS encoding OmpA family protein gives MSLRLSSSLVALSLSLPLTASAAPAAEGSASVGTDGVATTSEVAPPDTGKRKPKNKRKDVPWIKRWAPERNMAELGIYGGIFVPSRSLELFQADLDLPNQGFKQFKRIAPDVGARIGYYPIRFFGLELEGGAMPTRTTADQAATLWAVRGHLVAQLGLSSITPFLLIGPTALGVSSARLAVGKEVDAGIHFGGGFKVFLSRHAMIRLDVRDTVTAKRGVKDGVTSNLEVLLGLSLTLGRKDKPKPPPKDTDGDGFYDNVDKCVTEPGVAPDGCPIRDKDGDGFLDNVDKCIDEPGVAPDGCPIRDKDGDGFLDDVDQCIDEPGVAPDGCPIRDTDGDGILDDVDQCKEEPETKNGYEDGDGCPDEVPKEVEKFTGVIEGIFFDVDKDTIRAKSKPKLDEAVGVLKKFESVRVEISGHTDSSGKREHNVDLSQRRAEAVKKYLVDAGIDAGRITTRGAGPDEPRADNKTKAGKAQNRRIEFKLVTQ, from the coding sequence ATGAGCCTTCGCCTTTCGTCGAGCCTGGTTGCGTTGAGCCTCTCCTTGCCCTTGACCGCCTCGGCGGCGCCGGCTGCCGAGGGCAGCGCGTCGGTCGGCACCGACGGGGTCGCCACGACCAGCGAGGTCGCGCCGCCCGACACCGGCAAGCGCAAGCCCAAGAACAAGCGCAAGGACGTGCCTTGGATCAAGCGCTGGGCGCCCGAGCGCAACATGGCCGAGCTCGGCATCTACGGCGGCATCTTCGTGCCGTCGCGATCGCTCGAGCTGTTCCAGGCCGACCTCGACCTGCCCAACCAAGGCTTCAAGCAGTTCAAGCGCATTGCGCCGGACGTCGGCGCACGCATCGGCTACTACCCGATCCGTTTCTTCGGGCTCGAGCTCGAGGGCGGCGCGATGCCGACCCGCACCACCGCCGATCAGGCCGCGACGCTGTGGGCCGTGCGCGGCCACCTCGTGGCCCAGCTGGGCCTGTCGAGCATCACCCCGTTCCTGCTCATCGGGCCGACGGCGCTCGGTGTCAGCAGTGCCCGGCTGGCGGTCGGCAAGGAGGTCGACGCAGGCATCCACTTCGGCGGCGGCTTCAAGGTGTTCCTCTCGCGTCACGCGATGATCCGACTCGACGTCCGCGACACCGTGACCGCCAAGCGTGGGGTGAAGGACGGCGTGACCAGCAACCTCGAGGTGCTGCTCGGCCTCTCGCTGACGCTCGGTCGCAAGGACAAGCCCAAGCCGCCGCCAAAGGACACCGACGGTGACGGCTTCTACGACAACGTCGACAAGTGCGTGACCGAGCCCGGCGTGGCGCCGGATGGCTGCCCGATCCGCGACAAGGACGGCGATGGCTTCCTCGACAACGTCGACAAGTGCATCGACGAGCCCGGCGTGGCGCCGGACGGCTGCCCGATCCGCGACAAGGATGGCGACGGCTTCCTCGACGACGTCGACCAGTGCATCGACGAGCCGGGCGTGGCGCCGGACGGCTGCCCGATCCGCGACACCGACGGCGACGGGATCCTCGACGACGTCGATCAGTGCAAGGAAGAGCCGGAGACCAAGAACGGCTACGAGGACGGCGACGGCTGTCCGGACGAGGTGCCCAAGGAGGTCGAGAAGTTCACCGGTGTCATCGAGGGCATCTTCTTCGACGTCGACAAGGACACCATCCGCGCCAAGTCGAAGCCCAAGCTCGACGAGGCGGTCGGCGTGCTCAAGAAGTTCGAGAGCGTGCGGGTCGAGATCTCCGGCCACACCGACAGCAGCGGCAAGCGCGAGCACAACGTCGACCTGTCGCAGCGACGCGCCGAGGCGGTGAAGAAGTACCTCGTCGACGCGGGCATCGACGCCGGTCGCATCACGACCCGTGGCGCCGGGCCCGACGAGCCGCGGGCCGACAACAAGACCAAGGCCGGCAAGGCGCAGAACCGCCGCATCGAGTTCAAGCTCGTCACGCAGTGA
- a CDS encoding serine/threonine protein kinase, translating to MDDDTVSKQGGGSTDPVARMFADEDLGGASEVRAAARLRQALLGTIDPSSKLARYRLIDVLGRGAMGEVWIAEDPELARRVAIKLVRPGMGGDARYGERLAREARALAALSHPNVVQVFDAGVHDDERTRTRSVFIVMELVDGETLAQWLSRRPEVPDIVAVFVQAAAGLAAAHAVGLVHRDFKPANVFIGRDGRARVGDFGLAREATTRAPEQVDVREALELIATDAAPLTRSGAVVGTPLYMAPEQHRGDATDARSDQYAFCVALYEALFRVRPFAGNLVDVVAAKTAQQLVDNPRAAVSDALTAVVMRGLSPDPGARWPTMDQLAHALVRALRPRWRRPVLVGGVVLGLAAAYAGASATGESCPGLQRAAVSWSPAVRSELERVLVETDGIVRHDLLLHAIDVQAERLHRAQGQLCQLATPDPGVVACVAGAQAEFEALLEVFSHGTPSLMVRATLQVSELPDPLDCATAAEPGRVQPEQAAALTDAREALARARVRMGAGLDAEAAMLATDAIARAEAVGIGYDSTLGELRLLAAMAQDELGMGALVAATLERAYFDAVAADDTSVALRAAARITINAAEANDVVGAQRWLRHTEAEHAKAGATAYDEGTYWQSLGVVRGYAGDLAAASDAFRRTAAVCDDGACPSLHAAAVDNLAESALALGDADAAVALREKVVAEVAERNGDDAVLTSFARLSLAEALWLAGRSDEARAAIDRARAVIERYEGPNHPSLANAALVTAGIAIDAGDYAVAVVAARDAVARIEAITSPDSPRRAAYHGTLASALEGAGDHAEALRIYDGAMVGADQASVIERGPLLVGRARARLSAGDPTGAIADARSLRALELGTPYEVADQVVATFVTEARARLQQDGKAAALELIDEGLAWADGGAHDEAAATLRSLRAELVGEPRPDGDPR from the coding sequence GTGGACGACGACACCGTCAGCAAGCAGGGCGGCGGCTCGACCGATCCCGTCGCGCGAATGTTCGCCGACGAGGATCTCGGCGGTGCCTCCGAGGTACGCGCTGCGGCGCGTCTGCGCCAGGCGCTGCTCGGCACCATCGACCCTTCGTCGAAGCTGGCGCGCTACCGGCTGATCGATGTGCTCGGCCGTGGCGCGATGGGCGAGGTGTGGATCGCCGAAGATCCCGAGCTCGCGCGGCGGGTCGCGATCAAGCTGGTGCGCCCGGGGATGGGTGGGGACGCGCGCTACGGCGAGCGACTCGCCCGTGAGGCGCGCGCACTGGCGGCGCTCTCGCACCCCAACGTGGTGCAGGTGTTCGACGCCGGCGTGCACGACGACGAGCGCACGCGGACGCGCTCGGTCTTCATCGTGATGGAGCTCGTCGATGGTGAGACGCTGGCGCAGTGGTTGTCACGCCGGCCCGAGGTGCCCGACATCGTCGCGGTGTTCGTGCAGGCGGCTGCGGGCCTCGCGGCCGCACACGCGGTCGGCCTCGTCCATCGGGACTTCAAGCCCGCCAACGTGTTCATCGGTCGCGACGGACGCGCGCGCGTCGGCGACTTCGGGCTGGCACGCGAGGCAACCACGCGCGCGCCCGAGCAGGTCGACGTCCGCGAGGCCCTCGAGCTGATCGCGACCGACGCCGCCCCGCTGACGCGCTCGGGGGCCGTGGTCGGCACGCCGCTCTACATGGCGCCCGAGCAGCACCGCGGTGACGCCACCGACGCCCGCAGCGATCAGTACGCGTTCTGCGTTGCGCTGTACGAGGCGCTGTTTCGGGTGCGGCCCTTCGCGGGCAACCTCGTCGACGTGGTGGCGGCGAAGACTGCCCAACAGCTGGTCGACAACCCGCGCGCAGCCGTGTCCGACGCGCTCACCGCGGTCGTGATGCGCGGACTCTCGCCCGATCCGGGCGCGCGCTGGCCGACGATGGACCAACTCGCGCACGCGTTGGTTCGCGCGCTGCGGCCACGCTGGCGTCGACCCGTGCTCGTCGGTGGCGTCGTGCTCGGCCTCGCTGCCGCTTACGCCGGCGCGTCCGCGACCGGCGAGTCATGCCCGGGCCTGCAGCGCGCTGCGGTGTCGTGGAGCCCGGCGGTGCGCAGTGAGCTGGAGCGCGTGCTGGTCGAGACCGACGGCATCGTCCGCCACGATCTGTTGCTGCACGCCATCGACGTGCAGGCCGAGCGGCTGCACCGGGCGCAGGGCCAGCTGTGCCAGCTCGCAACGCCCGATCCCGGCGTCGTGGCGTGTGTCGCGGGCGCGCAAGCGGAGTTCGAGGCGCTGCTCGAGGTGTTCTCGCACGGCACGCCCTCGCTGATGGTGCGGGCGACGTTGCAGGTGTCGGAGCTGCCCGATCCGCTCGACTGCGCCACCGCGGCGGAGCCCGGGCGCGTGCAGCCGGAGCAGGCGGCGGCGCTGACCGATGCTCGCGAGGCGCTCGCGCGGGCGCGCGTCCGCATGGGCGCGGGCCTCGACGCGGAGGCTGCGATGCTCGCCACCGATGCGATCGCGCGGGCCGAAGCGGTGGGCATCGGCTACGACAGCACCCTCGGCGAGCTACGGCTGCTCGCTGCGATGGCGCAGGACGAGCTCGGCATGGGTGCGCTCGTGGCCGCGACGCTCGAGCGTGCGTACTTCGATGCCGTCGCCGCCGACGACACCAGCGTGGCCCTGCGAGCGGCTGCACGCATCACCATCAACGCCGCCGAGGCCAACGATGTCGTCGGAGCCCAGCGATGGTTGCGGCACACCGAGGCCGAGCACGCCAAGGCCGGCGCCACCGCCTACGACGAAGGCACCTACTGGCAGTCGCTCGGCGTGGTGCGCGGCTACGCGGGCGATCTCGCGGCCGCCAGCGACGCCTTCCGGCGCACGGCGGCGGTCTGTGACGACGGCGCGTGTCCGTCGCTGCACGCGGCTGCGGTCGACAACCTCGCCGAGTCCGCGCTCGCGCTCGGGGATGCCGACGCTGCCGTCGCGCTGCGCGAGAAGGTCGTGGCCGAGGTCGCCGAGCGCAACGGCGACGACGCGGTGCTCACCTCGTTCGCTCGACTCTCGCTGGCCGAGGCGCTGTGGCTCGCGGGGCGCAGCGACGAGGCCCGCGCGGCGATCGATCGCGCCCGCGCCGTCATCGAGCGCTACGAGGGACCGAACCATCCCTCGCTCGCCAACGCGGCGCTCGTCACCGCCGGTATCGCGATCGACGCTGGCGACTACGCCGTCGCGGTGGTGGCCGCGCGCGATGCGGTCGCACGTATCGAAGCCATCACCAGCCCGGACAGCCCCCGACGCGCGGCATACCACGGCACGCTCGCATCGGCGCTCGAGGGCGCAGGCGATCACGCCGAGGCGCTGCGGATCTACGACGGCGCGATGGTGGGTGCCGATCAAGCCAGCGTGATCGAGCGCGGGCCGCTGCTGGTCGGTCGCGCCCGCGCCCGGCTCTCGGCTGGCGACCCGACGGGCGCAATCGCGGACGCCCGCAGCCTCCGCGCGCTCGAGCTCGGCACGCCCTACGAGGTCGCCGATCAGGTCGTCGCGACCTTCGTGACCGAGGCGCGCGCGAGGTTGCAGCAGGACGGCAAAGCGGCGGCGCTGGAGCTGATCGACGAGGGTTTGGCGTGGGCCGACGGCGGCGCCCACGACGAGGCCGCCGCGACGCTGCGGTCGTTGCGGGCCGAGCTCGTCGGTGAGCCGCGCCCGGACGGCGACCCGCGGTGA
- a CDS encoding TetR/AcrR family transcriptional regulator: protein MARPKSDIDARIVEAARARFLSDGVDGASLRSIAQDAGTNVGMIYYYFPTKDDLFLAVVEDAYGKVLEHLEAALREEVPTIERFRLLYRRLAAITPVEFDVIRIVMREALISSTRLKQIFARFQSGHLPLLLAAMSNGYREGEFDTGHPMPALIATLVATAVMPQVVLRRLSSELPMVAGLLPQPEQLAEAIFEVVMRGATPRTEP, encoded by the coding sequence ATGGCGCGACCCAAGAGCGACATCGATGCGCGCATCGTCGAGGCTGCGCGCGCGCGCTTCCTGAGCGATGGCGTCGACGGGGCCTCGTTGCGCAGCATCGCGCAGGACGCCGGCACCAACGTCGGGATGATCTACTACTACTTCCCCACCAAGGACGACCTCTTCCTCGCGGTGGTCGAGGACGCCTACGGCAAGGTGCTGGAGCACCTCGAGGCAGCGCTGCGCGAGGAGGTGCCGACCATCGAGCGCTTCCGGCTGCTCTACCGCCGGCTCGCCGCGATCACCCCGGTCGAGTTCGACGTGATCCGAATCGTGATGCGCGAGGCGCTGATCTCGTCGACCCGGCTGAAGCAGATCTTCGCGCGCTTCCAGAGCGGTCACCTGCCGCTGCTGCTGGCGGCGATGTCGAACGGCTACCGCGAGGGTGAGTTCGATACCGGCCACCCGATGCCAGCCCTGATCGCGACACTGGTTGCGACCGCGGTGATGCCCCAGGTGGTGCTGCGGCGCTTGTCCTCGGAGCTACCCATGGTCGCGGGTCTCTTGCCACAGCCCGAGCAGCTCGCGGAGGCGATCTTCGAGGTCGTGATGCGCGGCGCGACGCCGCGCACCGAGCCCTGA